Proteins from a genomic interval of Lelliottia amnigena:
- the ipdC gene encoding thiamine pyrophosphate binding domain-containing protein — protein sequence MRTAYSVADYLLDRLSQCGVEHLFGVPGDYNLQFLDHVIDSPVIRWVGCANELNASYAADGYARCKGFAALLTTFGVGELSAMNGIAGSFAEYVPVLHIVGAPCSAAQQKGELMHHTLGDGEFRHFFKMSEPITAAQAILTEQNACYEIDRVLSVMRRERRPGYLMLPADVAKKPAIPPVSVFTDELLPLDHACLQAFREAAEARLATSQRTALLADFLVLRYGLKKSLQAWVKETPMAHATMLMGKGIFDERQTGFYGTYSGAASTDAVREAIEGADTVICVGTRFTDTLTAGFTHKLTAGQTIEVQPYAARIGDRWFTGIPMARAVEIVSELCRQHVTRQTLPIHQPALSQDYHQGTLTQDNFWHTLQTFIRPGDIILADQGTAAFGASALRLPSDVDFIVQPLWGSIGFTLAAAFGAQTACPDRRVIVLTGDGAAQLTIQEMGSMLRDNQRPVILVLNNEGYTVERAIHGAEQRYNDIALWNWTQIPQALSLNCQAQCWRVSETVQLAEVLEKVAHRERLSLIEVMLPKADIPPLLRAITEALEARNSA from the coding sequence ATGCGAACCGCCTATTCCGTCGCCGATTATCTGCTGGACCGCCTTTCACAGTGTGGTGTTGAGCACCTGTTTGGCGTGCCGGGTGACTACAATCTGCAATTCCTTGATCACGTTATCGACAGCCCCGTAATCCGCTGGGTGGGGTGCGCCAACGAACTCAATGCCTCCTATGCCGCCGATGGATATGCTCGCTGCAAGGGTTTTGCCGCGTTGCTCACGACATTTGGTGTGGGGGAACTGAGTGCGATGAACGGAATCGCCGGCAGTTTTGCGGAGTACGTGCCGGTATTGCACATCGTAGGAGCGCCTTGCAGCGCCGCACAGCAAAAAGGGGAGCTGATGCATCACACATTGGGTGACGGAGAATTCCGCCATTTCTTTAAGATGAGTGAGCCCATTACCGCAGCGCAGGCTATTCTCACCGAACAAAATGCCTGCTATGAAATCGATCGCGTATTGTCAGTTATGCGACGTGAGCGCCGTCCGGGATATCTGATGCTCCCCGCGGATGTGGCAAAAAAACCTGCCATACCCCCTGTAAGCGTTTTCACTGATGAACTTCTTCCCCTTGATCACGCCTGTTTGCAAGCGTTCCGCGAAGCCGCAGAGGCGCGTCTTGCAACCAGTCAACGTACGGCGCTATTGGCTGATTTTTTAGTCCTGCGGTATGGGCTAAAAAAATCGCTTCAGGCGTGGGTGAAAGAGACGCCCATGGCACATGCGACGATGCTGATGGGGAAAGGGATTTTTGATGAGCGACAGACGGGTTTTTACGGGACGTACAGCGGGGCTGCGAGCACCGACGCCGTCCGGGAGGCTATCGAAGGGGCGGATACCGTCATCTGCGTGGGCACGCGTTTTACCGATACCTTGACCGCGGGATTTACTCACAAACTCACTGCGGGCCAGACCATTGAAGTCCAACCCTATGCGGCTCGGATTGGGGATCGCTGGTTTACCGGCATTCCCATGGCGCGGGCGGTTGAAATCGTATCTGAGCTTTGCAGGCAGCACGTTACCCGGCAGACGCTGCCGATTCATCAGCCCGCACTTTCTCAGGATTATCATCAAGGCACGCTGACTCAGGATAATTTCTGGCACACGCTGCAAACGTTTATTCGTCCCGGGGATATCATTCTTGCCGATCAAGGAACTGCTGCGTTTGGTGCAAGTGCGCTGCGACTGCCTTCGGACGTCGACTTTATCGTTCAGCCGCTATGGGGATCGATCGGCTTTACGTTAGCAGCGGCGTTCGGCGCGCAAACCGCTTGTCCGGACCGGCGCGTAATTGTGCTCACCGGGGACGGCGCAGCACAGCTGACGATTCAGGAAATGGGCTCGATGCTGCGGGATAATCAGCGGCCGGTCATTCTGGTGCTGAATAACGAAGGGTATACCGTTGAGCGGGCGATTCATGGGGCGGAGCAGCGCTATAACGACATCGCGCTGTGGAACTGGACGCAAATCCCGCAGGCGCTCAGCCTGAATTGTCAGGCTCAATGCTGGCGGGTCAGCGAAACGGTACAGCTGGCGGAGGTGCTGGAGAAAGTCGCCCATCGTGAGCGACTTTCATTGATTGAGGTGATGTTGCCCAAAGCGGATATTCCTCCGCTTCTCAGGGCCATCACCGAAGCGCTGGAGGCGCGTAACAGCGCGTGA
- the dapL gene encoding aspartate aminotransferase: MAEFSPERRFTRIDRLPPYVFNITAELKMAARRRGEDIIDFSMGNPDGPTPPHIVEKLCTVAQRPDTHGYSTSRGIPRLRRAISRWYQDRYQIDIDPESEAIVTIGSKEGLAHLMLATLDHGDTVLVPNPSYPIHIYGAVIAGAQVRSVPLVEGVDFFNELERAIRESYPKPKMMILGFPSNPTAQCVELEFFEKVVALAKRYDVLVVHDLAYADIVYDGWKAPSIMQVPGARDVAVEFFTLSKSYNMAGWRIGFMVGNKTLVNALARIKSYHDYGTFTPLQVAAIAALEGDQQCVLDIAAQYKRRRDVLVKGLHEAGWMVDMPKASMYVWAKIPEHYAAMGSLEFAKKLLQDAKVCVSPGIGFGDYGDTHVRFALIENSDRIRQAVRGIKGMFRADGLLPSDKKNLAESE, from the coding sequence ATGGCTGAATTCAGTCCTGAACGCCGTTTTACGCGTATCGATCGTCTCCCCCCTTATGTTTTTAACATCACTGCTGAACTGAAAATGGCTGCGCGTCGGCGCGGCGAAGACATTATCGATTTCAGCATGGGTAATCCTGATGGCCCTACGCCGCCGCATATCGTCGAAAAACTGTGTACCGTTGCTCAACGCCCGGATACTCACGGATACTCGACGTCGCGTGGCATTCCGAGACTGCGACGTGCCATTTCTCGCTGGTATCAGGATCGCTATCAGATTGATATCGATCCTGAAAGCGAAGCTATCGTTACGATCGGATCGAAAGAAGGACTCGCACACCTGATGCTGGCGACGCTGGATCATGGTGATACCGTACTGGTGCCAAATCCGAGCTATCCGATCCATATTTATGGTGCGGTGATAGCTGGCGCGCAAGTTCGTTCCGTGCCGTTGGTAGAAGGCGTGGACTTCTTCAACGAGCTGGAACGCGCGATTCGAGAAAGTTATCCGAAGCCGAAAATGATGATTTTGGGCTTTCCGTCGAATCCGACGGCGCAGTGCGTTGAGCTGGAGTTTTTTGAAAAAGTGGTAGCGCTGGCGAAGCGTTATGACGTGCTGGTGGTCCATGATTTGGCGTACGCCGATATCGTGTATGACGGCTGGAAAGCACCTTCAATTATGCAAGTACCCGGCGCGCGCGATGTGGCGGTTGAATTCTTTACGCTGTCGAAAAGCTACAACATGGCTGGGTGGCGTATCGGATTTATGGTCGGCAATAAAACGCTGGTCAATGCGCTGGCGCGAATCAAAAGCTATCACGACTACGGCACTTTTACACCGCTACAGGTGGCCGCGATTGCCGCGCTGGAAGGCGATCAGCAATGTGTGCTAGACATCGCCGCGCAGTACAAACGACGCCGCGATGTGCTGGTGAAAGGGCTGCATGAAGCGGGCTGGATGGTCGACATGCCGAAAGCCTCAATGTACGTCTGGGCAAAAATTCCTGAGCACTATGCGGCCATGGGGTCACTGGAGTTTGCTAAAAAGCTGCTTCAGGACGCAAAAGTCTGCGTTTCCCCAGGCATCGGCTTTGGTGATTATGGCGATACGCATGTGCGTTTTGCGCTCATTGAAAATAGCGATCGCATACGCCAGGCGGTAAGAGGGATTAAAGGCATGTTCCGAGCCGATGGTCTTTTGCCGTCGGACAAAAAGAATTTAGCAGAATCTGAATAG
- the yghZ_1 gene encoding aldo/keto reductase, with the protein MIENSRQLLQRAFELGITHFDLANNYGPPPGSAESNFGRIFREDFHPYRDELVISTKAGYTMWDGPYGDWGSRKYLIASLDQSLKRMGLEYVDIFYHHRPDPETPLRETMKALDHIVRQGKALYVGLSNYPAELARQAIDILDDLGTPCLIHQPKYSMFERAPEEGLLSVLQEKGVGCIPFSPLAGGQLTDRYLNGIPADSRAASKSRFLNADQVSDEKLSKVRQLNALAERRGQKLSQMALAWVLRHDTVTSVLIGASKTSQIEDAVGMLNNLHFTAEELEAIDAILNSSK; encoded by the coding sequence TTGATTGAAAATAGCCGTCAACTTTTACAACGCGCATTCGAGCTCGGGATCACCCACTTCGATCTGGCCAACAACTACGGGCCACCGCCAGGATCGGCAGAGAGCAACTTTGGACGTATTTTTCGAGAAGATTTTCACCCTTACCGTGACGAACTAGTGATCTCGACTAAAGCGGGATACACCATGTGGGACGGGCCTTACGGGGACTGGGGATCGCGAAAATATCTCATCGCCAGCCTTGATCAAAGCCTCAAGCGCATGGGGCTGGAATATGTTGATATCTTTTACCACCACCGCCCGGACCCAGAAACGCCGCTGAGAGAGACAATGAAAGCGCTCGATCATATCGTGCGCCAGGGCAAAGCCCTGTATGTCGGTCTTTCAAACTACCCGGCGGAACTGGCTCGCCAGGCCATTGATATCCTGGACGATCTTGGGACGCCTTGTCTCATCCACCAGCCAAAATACTCGATGTTTGAACGTGCTCCGGAAGAGGGATTGCTGTCCGTTTTGCAGGAAAAAGGGGTGGGTTGTATTCCTTTCTCACCGCTCGCGGGTGGGCAACTGACCGATCGCTATTTGAATGGTATTCCGGCTGATTCACGCGCGGCGAGCAAGAGTCGATTCTTGAATGCCGATCAGGTCAGCGATGAAAAACTGAGTAAGGTTCGCCAGCTCAACGCGTTAGCCGAACGCCGAGGCCAGAAGCTGTCACAAATGGCACTCGCCTGGGTGTTACGTCACGACACCGTCACCAGCGTGCTGATTGGTGCCAGTAAAACGTCACAAATCGAAGACGCAGTCGGCATGCTCAATAATCTTCACTTCACTGCTGAAGAGCTTGAAGCGATCGACGCGATTCTGAACAGCTCAAAATAA
- the ypdA gene encoding inner membrane protein ypdA, translated as MHEIFTMLLAVFDRAALMLICLFFLIRIRLFRELLHKSAHSPKELLAVTAIFSMFALFSTWSGVPVEGSLVNVRIIAVMSGGILFGPWVGIITGIIAGTHRYLIDIGGVTAIPCFITSIIAGVLSGWINRKFPKKQHWKAGIVAGMVCETLTMILVVAWAPSTELGLDIVSKIGIPMILGSVCIGFIVLLVQSVEGEKEASAARQAKLALDIANKTLPLFRHVNAESLRQVCDIIRRDIHADAVAITNIDHVLAYVGVGEHNYRDNDDAVSPTTRQAINYGKIIIKNNDEAHRTPEIHSMLVIPLWEKGIVTGTLKIYYCHAHQITSSLQEMAIGLSQIISTQLEVSRAEQLREMANKAELRALQSKINPHFLFNALNAISSSIRMNPDTARQLIYNLSRYLRYNIELNDDEQIDIKKELYQIKDYIAIEQARFGDKLTVIYDIDEEVHCVIPSLLIQPLVENAIVHGIQPCKGKGVVTISVAECGNRVRVAVRDTGNGIDPNVIARVESNEMPGNKIGLLNVHHRVKLLYGEGLHIRRLEPGTEIAFYVPNERLPVHTQTLLWP; from the coding sequence GTGCACGAAATATTCACTATGCTGCTGGCGGTATTTGATCGCGCAGCATTAATGCTGATTTGTCTGTTTTTCCTGATCCGCATCCGGCTTTTTCGCGAGCTTTTGCATAAATCAGCACACTCGCCAAAAGAGCTGCTGGCCGTCACCGCAATCTTCTCGATGTTTGCGCTCTTCAGTACCTGGTCCGGCGTACCGGTAGAGGGATCGCTGGTCAATGTACGCATTATTGCCGTGATGTCCGGGGGGATTTTATTTGGTCCATGGGTGGGGATCATTACCGGCATTATTGCGGGAACGCACCGCTATTTAATCGATATCGGTGGCGTGACGGCTATCCCGTGCTTTATCACCAGCATAATCGCGGGTGTATTATCCGGCTGGATCAACCGTAAGTTTCCCAAAAAACAGCACTGGAAAGCCGGTATCGTGGCCGGTATGGTTTGCGAAACGCTGACCATGATCCTGGTGGTGGCCTGGGCCCCGTCTACCGAGCTTGGGTTGGATATTGTCTCGAAAATCGGTATTCCGATGATTCTGGGCAGCGTATGTATTGGATTTATCGTTTTACTGGTGCAGAGCGTCGAAGGCGAAAAAGAGGCCAGCGCAGCGCGCCAGGCAAAACTTGCGCTGGATATCGCCAATAAAACGCTGCCGCTTTTTCGGCATGTCAACGCAGAATCCTTGCGTCAGGTCTGCGATATCATCCGACGAGATATTCACGCTGATGCGGTGGCGATCACCAATATTGATCATGTGCTCGCCTACGTAGGTGTGGGTGAACATAACTATCGCGATAACGACGATGCCGTCAGCCCCACGACTCGCCAGGCCATTAACTACGGAAAAATCATTATTAAAAACAATGATGAAGCGCATCGCACGCCGGAGATCCACTCCATGCTGGTAATCCCGCTGTGGGAAAAAGGGATAGTTACCGGCACGCTTAAGATTTACTACTGCCATGCGCATCAAATCACCTCTTCACTGCAGGAGATGGCGATTGGCCTGTCGCAAATTATCTCTACACAGCTGGAAGTTTCTCGCGCCGAGCAGCTACGTGAAATGGCAAATAAGGCAGAGCTGCGCGCCCTGCAAAGTAAAATTAATCCCCATTTCCTGTTTAACGCGCTGAATGCGATTTCCTCTTCTATTCGAATGAATCCAGATACCGCCCGTCAGCTGATTTATAATCTTTCGCGCTATTTACGCTACAACATTGAGCTTAATGACGACGAGCAAATCGACATCAAAAAAGAGCTGTATCAGATCAAAGACTACATCGCGATCGAACAGGCACGTTTTGGCGATAAGCTGACGGTCATCTACGATATCGACGAAGAGGTGCACTGCGTCATCCCCAGCCTGTTGATTCAGCCGCTGGTTGAGAACGCGATCGTCCACGGTATTCAGCCATGCAAAGGCAAAGGCGTGGTAACGATTAGCGTGGCGGAATGTGGCAATCGCGTGCGCGTGGCGGTACGAGATACCGGAAACGGCATTGATCCCAACGTGATTGCGCGCGTGGAATCTAACGAAATGCCCGGCAATAAAATTGGCCTGTTGAATGTTCATCACCGCGTGAAATTACTTTACGGCGAAGGGCTGCATATTCGTCGTCTGGAACCCGGGACAGAAATCGCTTTTTATGTGCCTAATGAGCGCTTGCCCGTGCATACGCAAACATTATTGTGGCCCTGA
- a CDS encoding Protein of uncharacterised function (DUF2502)., which produces MFRSLILAAILMASAPLIANAGEITLLPSIKLHIGDRDNSGNYWDGGGWRDRDYWHRNYEWRQNRWWRHDNGRHRGWDNRKAYERGYREGWSDRDDRRGPRGHGRGHDRGHGHGHRH; this is translated from the coding sequence ATGTTCAGATCACTGATTCTTGCAGCAATCCTGATGGCGAGTGCGCCACTGATTGCAAATGCAGGCGAAATTACCCTGTTGCCGTCAATAAAATTACATATTGGCGATCGTGATAACTCTGGTAACTACTGGGACGGTGGCGGCTGGCGCGACCGTGATTACTGGCACCGTAACTACGAATGGCGTCAAAACCGCTGGTGGAGACATGATAATGGTCGTCACCGTGGCTGGGATAACCGCAAGGCGTACGAACGTGGCTACCGTGAAGGCTGGAGCGATCGTGATGACCGTCGCGGACCTCGGGGCCATGGACGAGGTCACGATCGTGGGCACGGACACGGGCATCGCCACTAA
- the mntH gene encoding manganese transport protein mntH — translation MNNSRVEGSSGRAARKLRFALMGPAFIAAIGYIDPGNFATNIQAGASFGYKLLWVVVWANLMAMLIQVLSAKLGIATGKNLAEQIRDHYPRPVVWFYWVQAEIIAMATDLAEFIGAAIGFKLILGVSLLQGAVLTGIATFLILMLQRRGQKPLELVIGGLLLFVAAAYIVELVFSQPNLVQLSKGMAIPSLPTSEAVFLAAGVLGATIMPHVIYLHSSLTQNAHDGTRQERYSATKWDVGIAMTIAGFVNLAMMATAAAAFHFNGHTGVADLDQAYLTLEPLLSHAAATIFGLSLVAAGLSSTVVGTLAGQVVMQGFVRFHIPLWVRRSVTMMPSFIVILMGLDPTRILVMSQVLLSFGIALALVPLLIFTGNQSLMGDLVNSTLVKRIGWMIVVLVVALNLWLLIGTLLGL, via the coding sequence ATGAATAACAGTCGCGTTGAGGGTAGCAGTGGCAGAGCAGCGCGCAAGTTGCGGTTCGCATTAATGGGACCGGCGTTCATTGCTGCGATTGGTTACATTGATCCAGGTAACTTTGCGACCAATATTCAGGCTGGGGCCAGCTTCGGCTATAAATTGCTGTGGGTTGTCGTGTGGGCAAACCTGATGGCGATGCTGATTCAGGTGTTATCCGCGAAGCTTGGGATCGCGACGGGAAAAAACCTGGCGGAACAAATTCGCGATCATTATCCCCGCCCGGTCGTATGGTTTTACTGGGTTCAGGCGGAAATCATCGCGATGGCGACCGATCTCGCGGAATTTATTGGCGCGGCCATAGGCTTCAAACTGATCCTCGGCGTTTCGCTCCTTCAGGGCGCAGTACTGACGGGGATTGCCACTTTCCTTATTCTGATGTTGCAGCGGCGGGGGCAAAAACCGCTGGAACTGGTCATCGGCGGTCTGCTGTTATTCGTTGCGGCAGCGTATATTGTTGAGCTCGTGTTTTCGCAGCCGAATCTGGTGCAATTGAGCAAAGGTATGGCAATACCCAGCCTCCCAACCTCGGAAGCTGTGTTTCTGGCAGCCGGTGTTCTGGGCGCGACGATCATGCCGCATGTTATCTATCTCCACTCGTCGTTGACGCAAAATGCGCATGATGGCACCCGGCAGGAACGCTATTCGGCAACCAAATGGGATGTGGGTATTGCGATGACGATCGCCGGATTCGTTAATCTTGCCATGATGGCGACTGCTGCGGCGGCGTTTCATTTTAACGGTCACACTGGCGTTGCCGATCTCGATCAGGCGTATTTGACGCTGGAACCGCTGCTGAGCCATGCGGCGGCAACCATTTTTGGTTTAAGCCTGGTCGCCGCGGGGCTTTCATCGACGGTGGTCGGTACGCTGGCTGGGCAGGTCGTTATGCAGGGCTTCGTACGTTTCCACATTCCGCTGTGGGTACGCCGCTCCGTCACCATGATGCCTTCATTTATCGTCATTCTGATGGGGCTGGACCCCACCCGCATTTTGGTGATGAGTCAGGTATTGCTGAGCTTTGGTATCGCACTGGCGCTGGTACCGCTGCTGATTTTTACAGGCAATCAATCGCTGATGGGTGATTTGGTCAATTCGACGCTGGTTAAACGTATCGGATGGATGATCGTGGTACTGGTGGTGGCGCTGAACCTGTGGCTGCTGATTGGCACGCTGCTGGGGTTGTAA
- the yfeO gene encoding ion-transport protein YfeO has product MLHPRARTMLLLATPALIIGIASSLVLIVVMKVASVLQTFLWAALPGKLGIDFASPTWIILMLTLTGIAVGLVIRFSPGHAGPDPALEPLISAPVNPAALPGLLLALVIGLAGGVSLGPEHPIMAVNIALAVYLGSRIFPRVGALDWTILASAGTIGALFGTPVAAALIFSQTLSGDNDVPLWDRLFAPLMAAAAGALTTSLFYHPHFSLPIPHYGQMQLADIFSGAIVAAIAIALGMVAVWCLPRLHRLMHKLKHPVLILGAGGFLLGILGAIGGPVTLFKGLDEMQQMAFSQVFSVSDYFLFAVIKLAAVVVAAACGFRGGRIFPAVFIGVALGLMLHEHVDAVPAAITISCSILGLVLVVTRDAWLSLFMAAVVVPDTNLLPLLCIVMLPAWLLLAGKPMLMAWRKDK; this is encoded by the coding sequence ATGCTCCATCCGCGAGCCAGAACCATGCTGTTGTTAGCGACACCTGCGCTCATCATTGGTATTGCGTCAAGCCTGGTGTTAATCGTCGTGATGAAAGTCGCCTCGGTGCTGCAAACTTTTTTGTGGGCTGCCCTGCCGGGAAAGCTCGGCATCGATTTTGCCTCTCCGACCTGGATTATCCTGATGCTGACCCTCACCGGTATCGCGGTAGGCTTAGTCATTCGTTTTAGCCCTGGACACGCAGGCCCCGATCCGGCGCTGGAGCCGTTGATTAGCGCGCCGGTCAACCCGGCGGCGCTACCGGGTTTACTTCTTGCCCTGGTGATCGGTCTGGCGGGCGGTGTGAGTCTGGGGCCAGAACACCCCATCATGGCCGTGAATATTGCGCTCGCAGTTTATCTGGGTTCGCGCATTTTCCCCCGCGTTGGCGCGCTGGACTGGACGATTCTGGCGTCTGCCGGCACCATCGGGGCGCTATTTGGTACGCCCGTCGCCGCCGCGCTTATTTTTTCCCAAACGCTGAGTGGCGATAACGACGTCCCGCTCTGGGATCGCCTCTTTGCGCCTCTGATGGCCGCTGCCGCTGGCGCGCTCACCACCAGCCTGTTTTACCATCCGCATTTTTCGCTGCCCATTCCGCACTACGGGCAGATGCAACTGGCAGATATATTCAGCGGGGCCATTGTCGCTGCCATCGCCATCGCGCTGGGTATGGTGGCCGTTTGGTGCTTGCCGCGACTGCATCGCCTGATGCATAAGCTCAAACACCCGGTTTTGATTCTGGGTGCGGGCGGTTTTCTGCTGGGGATTCTTGGGGCAATCGGTGGGCCGGTGACGTTATTTAAAGGCCTCGATGAGATGCAACAGATGGCATTTAGCCAGGTCTTTAGCGTGTCGGATTATTTCCTGTTCGCCGTTATCAAGCTGGCCGCCGTTGTCGTGGCGGCCGCATGTGGTTTTCGCGGGGGGCGTATCTTCCCGGCGGTATTTATCGGCGTGGCGTTAGGACTGATGCTTCATGAGCATGTCGACGCCGTTCCGGCGGCAATTACGATTTCCTGCTCCATTTTGGGGTTGGTACTGGTCGTCACGCGCGATGCCTGGCTGAGCCTGTTTATGGCAGCGGTCGTGGTGCCCGATACCAACTTATTGCCGTTACTCTGTATCGTGATGCTGCCCGCCTGGCTCCTGCTGGCGGGCAAACCGATGCTGATGGCCTGGCGGAAGGATAAGTGA
- the mrkE gene encoding LytTR family two component transcriptional regulator, which translates to MKVIIVEDEILAQQELSWLIKEHSQMEIVGTFEDGLDVLKFLQHNKVDAIFLDINIPSLDGVLLAQNINQFAHKPFIVFVTAWKEHAVEAFELEAFDYILKPYQESRIVSMLQKLEMAWQQQNHSAVSTSPVITRENDTLNLIKDERIIVTPMDDIYYAEAHEKMTFVYTRRESFVMPMNITEFCSKLPASHFFRCHRSFCVNLNKIREIEPWFNNTYILRLKDLDFQVPVSRSKVKEFRQLMHL; encoded by the coding sequence ATGAAAGTCATCATTGTCGAAGATGAGATCCTCGCCCAACAAGAGCTGAGCTGGCTGATAAAAGAGCACAGCCAGATGGAGATTGTGGGTACGTTTGAAGACGGACTGGATGTGCTGAAGTTTTTACAGCACAACAAAGTTGACGCTATTTTCCTGGATATCAACATTCCGTCACTGGATGGCGTACTGCTGGCGCAGAATATCAATCAGTTTGCTCATAAGCCGTTTATTGTTTTTGTCACTGCCTGGAAAGAGCATGCCGTCGAAGCATTCGAACTGGAAGCGTTTGACTACATTCTCAAGCCTTATCAGGAATCGCGCATTGTGAGTATGCTGCAAAAACTTGAAATGGCCTGGCAGCAGCAAAACCACTCCGCGGTGAGCACAAGCCCTGTTATTACACGTGAAAACGATACGCTGAATCTTATAAAAGATGAGCGGATTATCGTCACCCCCATGGATGATATTTATTACGCCGAAGCGCACGAAAAAATGACGTTTGTTTATACTCGCCGCGAGTCTTTCGTGATGCCGATGAATATCACTGAATTTTGCAGCAAGCTGCCCGCGTCGCATTTTTTCCGCTGTCACCGTTCGTTTTGTGTGAATCTGAATAAAATCCGCGAGATCGAACCGTGGTTTAACAACACCTATATTTTACGGCTGAAGGATTTGGATTTTCAGGTGCCAGTGAGTCGTAGCAAGGTGAAGGAATTCAGACAGCTTATGCATTTGTAG
- the glk gene encoding glucokinase: MTKYALVGDVGGTNARLALCDIDTGEISQAKTYSGLDYPSLEAVVRVYLDEHQVGVEDGCIAIACPITGDWVAMTNHTWAFSIAEMKKNLGFAHLEIINDFTAVSMAIPMLKPEHLIQFGGAEPVEGKPIAVYGAGTGLGVSHLVHVDKRWVSLPGEGGHVDFAPNSEEEGIILHELRAELGHVSAERVLSGPGLVYLYRAIVKSDNRLPENLQPKDITERALADSCTDCRRALSLFCVIMGRFGGNLALNLGTFGGVYIAGGIVPRFLEFFKASGFRGGFEDKGRFKSYVQDIPVYLIVHDNPGLLGSGAHLRQTLGQYL, encoded by the coding sequence ATGACAAAATATGCTTTAGTAGGCGATGTAGGCGGCACGAATGCGCGGCTGGCATTATGCGATATTGATACCGGTGAAATTTCTCAGGCAAAGACCTATTCCGGGCTGGATTATCCCAGTCTTGAAGCGGTAGTTCGTGTCTATCTGGATGAACATCAGGTCGGTGTGGAGGACGGTTGTATTGCTATTGCCTGCCCAATTACCGGTGACTGGGTGGCCATGACGAATCACACCTGGGCCTTTTCCATTGCCGAAATGAAAAAAAATCTCGGCTTCGCACATCTGGAAATTATCAACGACTTTACGGCCGTTTCAATGGCGATCCCCATGCTCAAACCCGAACATCTTATTCAGTTTGGTGGCGCGGAACCGGTCGAAGGCAAGCCGATTGCCGTCTATGGCGCGGGCACAGGACTGGGTGTTTCACATCTGGTTCACGTTGATAAACGTTGGGTCAGCTTGCCGGGCGAGGGCGGTCACGTTGATTTTGCGCCGAACAGTGAAGAAGAAGGGATCATTCTGCATGAACTGCGCGCCGAACTGGGCCACGTCTCCGCCGAGCGCGTGCTGTCCGGCCCTGGGCTGGTCTATCTTTATCGCGCGATTGTGAAATCCGATAATCGTCTGCCGGAAAACTTACAGCCAAAAGACATTACTGAACGCGCCCTGGCGGACAGTTGCACTGACTGTCGTCGCGCGTTGTCACTGTTCTGCGTGATTATGGGACGCTTTGGCGGCAATCTGGCGCTCAATCTCGGCACGTTTGGCGGGGTTTACATCGCGGGTGGCATTGTGCCGCGTTTCCTGGAGTTCTTTAAAGCGTCGGGTTTCCGTGGCGGATTTGAAGATAAAGGGCGTTTTAAATCCTATGTGCAGGACATTCCGGTTTATCTGATCGTACATGATAATCCAGGACTGCTGGGCTCCGGCGCGCATTTACGCCAGACGCTGGGCCAATATCTCTGA